GCCCCTTCTTTTATTGAAGGTAGAGGTGATCCCCCCTGCTCCGTTTCATGTGATTATTCACTTACTTAGCGGGCCGGCCGGGGGAGTCGAGGCCCCTCCGTCGCCCCTCGGCCCGTCCAGGCGGGCGGGAGGGGAGGTCACCGGGGCCGGAAGACGAGGGAGGCGGAGTTGAGGCAGTAGCGCAGGCCCGTGGGAGGAGGCCCGTCGGGAAAGACGTGGCCCAGGTGGGCGTCGCACCGGGCGCAGAGGATCTCGGTGCGCACCATCCCGAAGGAGGCGTCGGGTTCCGTGACCACGTTGCCCTCGTGGACGGGACGGAAGAAGCTCGGCCACCCCGTGCCCGAATCGAACTTGGCGTCCGAGGCGAAGAGGGGCAGTCCGCAGCAGACGCAGAGGTAGAGGCCGGGCTCCTTCCTGGCGTTGTAGAGGCCGCAGAAGGCCCTCTCGGTCCCCTTCCCCCGGGCGATGGCGAACTGCTCCGGCGTGAGAAGGGCCCGCCACTCGGCGTCGGACTTCACCACCCGCGGCGACTCCACGGGCCCGGAGAGGGCCCCTTGCTCGTCAAGGACCATCACCCGCACCGCGGCCGGCCGGGGAGGCCGGGACGTCTTGTTCCCTTCCGCCGCCGTCATGGCGCACCCTCCCGCCACCAAGGTCCACAGCGCGAGCCAGATCGCACAGGGCTTCATGGAGTCCGTCCGTTCAGGAGGCTCTAACGGCGTTGGCCCTCCGTCTCTTCC
The sequence above is drawn from the Acidobacteriota bacterium genome and encodes:
- the msrB gene encoding peptide-methionine (R)-S-oxide reductase MsrB, which encodes MVLDEQGALSGPVESPRVVKSDAEWRALLTPEQFAIARGKGTERAFCGLYNARKEPGLYLCVCCGLPLFASDAKFDSGTGWPSFFRPVHEGNVVTEPDASFGMVRTEILCARCDAHLGHVFPDGPPPTGLRYCLNSASLVFRPR